One Diadema setosum chromosome 8, eeDiaSeto1, whole genome shotgun sequence genomic window carries:
- the LOC140231829 gene encoding UBA-like domain-containing protein 1: MDALLKEQIMVNQFVIAAGCTADQARQMLQKAHWQFETALSVFFQEAAIPSNNHQYYRQGGHSIHAPANTPATPPNFPDILTGFSKLGATPTDKCIGGSPMPMAASPIQTVQLQPPSCFARPSNNQSMEVEPQR, translated from the exons ATGGACGCACTTTTGAAGGAACAAATTATGGTTAATCAGTTCGTGATAGCAGCTGGATGTACTGCTGATCAAGCAAGACAAATGTTGCAGAAAGCACATTGGCAATTTGAG ACTGCGCTCAGTGTGTTCTTCCAAGAAGCAGCAATTCCATCAAACAATCATCAGTACTACAGGCAAGGCGGGCATTCG ATACACGCCCCAGCCAATACACCTGCAACACCACCAAACTTTCCAGACATTCTCACAGGCTTTTCTAAACTGGGAGCAACTCCTACAGACAAATGCATAGGCGGCTCACCTATGCCAATGGCCGCGTCACCCATTCAAACTGTACAGCTCCAACCGCCCAGCTGTTTTGCGAGACCCAGTAACAACCAGTCAATGGAAGTGGAGCCGCAAAGGTGA